In Streptomyces sannanensis, the DNA window GAAGTACTTCCTGCTCGGCGCCTTCTCCTCCGCGTTCCTGCTCTTCGGCATCGCACTGCTCTACGGCTACGCGGGATCCGTCTCGTACGCCACGATCGCGGATGTGGTCGACGGCACCGTCCAGACCGTGAGCCCGGTGCTCGCCCAGACCATGGGCAACGATGTGCTGCTGCTGATCGGCTTCGCGATGGTGCTGGTCGGCCTGCTGTTCAAGGTGGGTGCGGTGCCGTTCCACATGTGGACCCCCGACGTCTACCAGGGCGCGCCGACCCCGGTCACCGGCTTCATGGCGGCCGCCACCAAGGTCGCCGCCTTCGGTGCGATGCTGCGCTTCCTGTATGTCGCCCTGCCCGGTCTGCGCTGGGACTGGCGGCCGGTCATGTGGGGCGTCGCGATCCTCACCATGCTGGGCGGTGCGATCGTCGCGATCACCCAGACCGACATCAAGCGGCTGCTGGCGTACTCCTCCATTGCGCACGCCGGCTTCCTGCTCGCCGGTGTCATCGCGGCCACGCCGAGCGGCATCTCGTCCGTCCTCTTCTATCTGGCCGCTTACTCCTTCGTCACGATCGGCGCCTTCGCGGTCGTCACGCTGGTGCGCGACGCGGGCGGCGAGGCCACGCATCTGTCGAAGTGGGCCGGGCTGGGCCGGCGTTCGCCGCTGGTCGCCGCGGTCTTCGCGGTGTTCCTGCTGGCCTTCGCCGGTATTCCGCTGACATCCGGCTTCTCCGGCAAGTTCGCGGTCTTCAAGGCGGCGGCGGAGGGCGGTGCGGGCGTGCTGGTCGTGATCGGTGTGATCTCGTCGGCGGTCGCCGCGTTCTTCTACATCCGGGTGATCGTGCTGATGTTCTTCAGCGAGCCGAAGGCGGACGGCCCCACGGTGGCGGTGCCGTCCCCGTTCACGATGACGGCCATCGCGGCCGGTGTCGCGGTGACGGTGGTGCTGGGCGTGGCCCCGCAGTACTTCCTCGACCTGGCGGGCCGGGCGAGCGTCTTCGTCCGCTGACCCGACTGCTCGACTGCTCGACTGCCCGACTGCCCGGCGCCCCTCCAAGGGGCGCCGGGCAGCGGCGTTTCCGGGGGTCCGGGGCGGAGCTTCCCCCCGCCCGGTCCCTTCCCACAGTGACACTGTGCGGCTCCGCCGCGCGGGGGCTCCGTCCCGGACCGGGCTGTCGCTCGGGGCTCGGTTTGAGCCCGTTCCGGCGATTGAGGACAACGCCCGAAGGGCGTTCCGGGGGTCCGGGGGCTTGTCCCCGGTTCGGGGGAGAGACACCCGCCGCGGGCGTGATCCGCGCAGGGTCAGTGCACCGCCGGAACGATCCGGCCCGTGACCTCTCCCAGGCCCACCCGGACGCCGTTCGGACCCGGGGCCCATGCCGTCAGGGTGACCTCGTCCCCGTCCTCCAGGAACGTCCGCTTGCCCTCCGGCAGATCGAGGGCGTCCCGGCCGTTCCAGGTCAGTTCCAGCAGCGAGCCGCGCTGGTGCACCTCGGGTCCGCTGACCGTGCCGGAGCCGTAGAGGTCGCCGGTGCGCAGGGATGCGCCGTTGACCGTCATATGGGCCAGCTGCTGGGCGGCGGTCCAGTACATGGTGGCGAACGGCGGCTCGGCGACCACCTGGCCGTTGATGGTCACGGTGATCCGCAGGTCGTAGCCGCCCGGTTCCTCCTCGGCCGTGTCGTCGAGGTACGGCAGCAGCGGGAAGTCGCGGGCCGGCGGGGCGACCCGGGCCGCGTCCAGTGCCTCGAGCGGGGTCACCCACGCCGAGACGGACGTGGCGAAGGACTTGCCGAGGAAGGGGCCGAGCGGGACGTACTCCCAGGCCTGGATGTCGCGCGCCGACCAGTCGTTGAGGAGGCCGATACCGAACACGTGCTCGCGGTAGTCGGCGAGCGGCACCGGCCGGCCGTGCTGGGACGGGGCGCCGACGACGAAGCCGACCTCGGCCTCGATGTCGAGCTTGACGCTCGGACCGAAGACCGGGGCGGGGTCGGTGGGAGCCTTGCGCTGACCGGAGGGGCGTACCACATCCGTCCCGGACACCACAACAGTGCCTGATCGGCCGTGGTAACCGATGGGCAGGTGCTTCCAGTTGGGCGTGAGGGGCTCGCTGTCCGGGCGGAAGATATGGCCGACATTGGTCGAGTGGTGCTCGCTCGAGTAGAAGTCGACATAGTCGGCGACCTCGTACGGGAGGTGCAGCGTCACGTCGGAGAGCGGGTGCAGCAGTGGTTCGATGTCGCCGCGGTGCGCCGGCACGGTCACCCATGCCGTCAGCGCCCGGCGGACGTCCCGCCAGACAGTGCGACCCGCCGCGAGCAGGGGATTCAGGGTCGGCTGTGCCAGAAGTGAGGCGTACGGCGAGCCCAGCGCACGGGCTGCCGCGCCCGCGTCCAGCACATGGCTGCCGATGCGGACGCCGACCCGACGGTGGTCCGGCTCGTCGGCGGTGGAGAAGACGCCGTACGGAAGATTGTGCGGGCCGAAGGGGTCGCCCTCGGGAAGGTCGAGCGGGCTCTGCTCGGGCATGGGTCGTGCCTGCCTTTCCGTGATGTTGAAGGACACGTTACGTGCGGCTTGCCTGGGATGGCAGTGCCTAAAGAGTTCGCAATGTCCGGAAAAACCTTGCTGGAGCGGGGAATTCCGGCTTAGCGTCCTTTGGGGCGCGCCTGGGGAAGGGGCCCGTGCGTCCGTAGGGGGGACAGGTGGCGCGCAGCAACATGCTCTTCACGGCGGACCGGACCGTGCCCGGGCTGATCGTGAAGATCGGTAACTATCCACTGCACCATGGCGGCGTCGGCGCGATCCGCAGTCTGGGCCGGCTCGGTGTGCCCATGTACGCCGTCACCGAAGACCGCTGGACGCCCGCGGCACACTCGCGCTATCTGGAACGTGCGTTCGTCTGGCCCACGACCGGTACCGAGGAGCCCGGCCGGCTGGTGGAGGGGTTGCTGCGGATCGGACGGCGCATCGGCCGGCCCACGGTGCTGATACCGACCGACGAAGAGGCGGCGGTGCTGATCGCGGAGCACCAGGAGGAGCTGGCGGACCGTTTTCTCTTCCCTCGTGTCGCACCGGATCTGCCGCGTCGTCTGGCCAGCAAGCAGGGGCTGCACGAGCTGTGCGTGCAGCACGGGGTGCCGTCGCCCGCGGCGGCCTTCCCGGAGTCGTACGCCGAGATCGAGGACTTCGCGGCGCATGCGCGCTTCCCGGTGGTGGCCAAGAACCGGGAGGCGTTCGTCCGCAGGAAGCGGCCCGCGGTGGGCGGCACCACCCGGATCGAGGACGCCGGGCATCTGCTCGCGCTCGCCCCCCGCTGGGGTGAGCAGCCGGGCGTGATCCTCCAGGAGTACCTGCCGCGCGAGCAGGCCGAGGACTGGATCGTCCACGCCTATTTCGACGGGAGCAGCGATCCGCTGGCGCTGTTCACAGGGGTCAAGGTGCGGTCCTGGCCGCCGCACGCCGGGATGACGGCCAACGCCTACGTCGTCGACAACCCGGAACTGGCACAGCTGGCCGCGCAGTTCATCAAGCGGATCGGGTACACCGGCATCGTCGACCTCGACCTGCGCTTCGACCGGCGCGATCGTCAGTACAAACTGCTCGACTTCAATCCGAGGATGGGTGCGCAGTTCCGCCTCTTCGAGAACGAGTCGGGCATCGACGTCGTCAGGGCCCAGCATCTGCATCTGACCGGCCGGAAGGTGCCCGAGGGGGAGCAGCGCGCCGGTCATCGCTATGTGGTGGAGAACATCGACCTGCCGGCGCTTCTCGCGTACCGCCGCAGCGGCTACACCACGCCGCACGCTCCCGCCCGGGCCTCCGGCACGGAGCTGGCCTGGCTGGCGGCGGACGACGTCAAGCCGTTCTTCACCATGATGGCGCGCTTCGTACGGCCCGGTGCCCAGCATCTGTATCGGTTGTGGCGGAGCTCCCGCCGTGGTTCAGCACCAGCCAAGTAACGTCCTGGGGAGGGGACTTCGCGTGATTCTTCCGGTAGCTGTCATCGGGGCCGGGCCCTTCGGCCTCTCGACTGCCGCCCATCTGCGGGGAAGGGGGATCCCCGTACGGATCTTCGGCTCGCCGATGGTGAGCTGGCGCGACCACATGCCGGCCGGGATGCTGCTCAAGTCGACGCCGGTGGCCTCCACCATCGACGCCCCGCAGCCGGGCCACACCCTGCTCGACTTCTGCGCGGACACGGGCGGGCAGCGCTACGAATCCGACTGGGACCTCATCCCCGTGGAGGACTTCGCCCGGTACGGACAGTGGTTCGCGGAGAGCCTGTTCCCGGACCTGGAGCAGGTCCGGGTGGTCTCCGTGGACCGGGTGAAGTGCGCGTTCGAGCTGAAGCTGGACTCGGGGGAGACCTTCAAGGCCCGTGCCGTGGTCGTCGCGACGGGCCTGTCGGGGCTGGCCCGGATGCCGCGTGAGCTGGCCGCGGCCGTGCCCGAGGGCCCGTCGGCGACCGGTCCGGTCTCGCACGCCTCGCAGCACCACGACCTGTCGGTGTTCGCCGGCCGTGAGGTGGTCGTCGTCGGTGCCGGCCAGTCCGCCCTGGAGAACGCCGTGCTGATGGCGGAGGCGGGCGCGAAGGTACGGATCGTCGCGCGCACCCCCGGGGCGGTCGCCTTCGGCGACGCGCCGGACCGGCAGCCGAAGTGGGCGCCCGAGTCGCCCTTCGGCCGCGCCTGGTCGCTGTACGCGCTGTCGTACCATGCCACGCACGTCCGCCACCTGCCGGCGCCCGCCCGCCACTACCTGGTCCGCCGGGTGCTGGGTCCGCTGGGCGCCTGGTGGCTGCGGGAGCGTTTCACCAACGGCGGGGTGCATGTGACGGACGGCCGGCGCGTGGTGCGTGCCCGGGTCGAGGACGGCCGTCCCGTGCTGACGCTCGGCGGCCGCTCCGGGGGTCCGCGGTACGAGCTGGCCGCCGACCATGTGATGGCCGCGACCGGCTATCGGATGGATGTGGCCGCGCTGGACTTCCTGGGCCATGAGCTGCGTACCGCACTGGTCACCACCAAGGGCGCCCCGGTCCTCGACGCGGGGTACGGGTCCTCGGTGCCCGGCCTGTACTTCACGGGTCTGCCGGCGTCGTCGTCGTTCGGGCCGCTGATGCGGTTCGTCTGCGGGACGGAGTACGCCTCACCGCGACTGGCCGCGGCGGTGGCGGGTTTGAGTTAGTGCTGTGGCCGGAAAGGCTTGCCGGGAAGCTCGCGACTCCCCCAGCTACCTCCCCCAGCTACCTCCCCCAGCTACCTCCCCCAGCTACCTCCCCCAGCTACCTCCCCCAGCTACCTCCCCCAGCTACCGCTGGGGGTGCCCCCAGGGGTGCCCCCAGGGGTGCCCCCAGGGGTGCCCCCAGGGGTGCCCCCAGGGGTGCCCCCAGGGGTGCCCCCAGGCACGTACGCTCGCTGCGTTGGCCGAAAACCCGAGTAACGCTGCTACGAGGGCCTTCGGCCGCCTTGCGATCGCACGCACCGGACGCCGCTCCTTCCCGGCAGACCTTTCCGTCACAGCAGCAGCACGTCACCAGGCGGTGCGCGGGATGTGTTCCTCCCAGGTCCGGTGGAAGACGATCTCGTCGCCCTCGTGGCACGTCACCTCGTTGAAGGTGAGGAAGGTGTCGGCCTCGCAGGAGGTCTCGGAGCGGGTCCGCACCGTCACGTCCCAGGCCGGGTCCGGGCGGTGCAGACGGAAGGTCCGGTCGCAGCGGATCCGGGCGGACAGCGGGTCGGACTCCTCGATGGTGTACGTGTCCAGGCTGTCCTCGGCGACCTCAAGACCGTCCGGGTGTATCACGGTGCCGCCCCGGCGTGGCGCGGCCTCCAGCCGCCGCTCGCCGCTCCCCACATCACGGATGATCAGTCGCCCGGGCCGTTGCTCCGGGTCCTGCCGGTGAGCGACGGCGAGCGGCTCGGCCTGCTCCGGCTCGGCGAAGGCGAGGCCGTCCCGGGTGGCGGTGCGCACGGGAAGCTCCAGTGAGCAGCCCTCCGGGTCGAGGCTGAAGCTCCCGATGCCGGGCTGCGGCCAGATCCACGGCCAGTACGCGGAGGAGACCGCGAGCCGGATCCGGTGCCCCGGGGGGAAGGAGTGTCCGATGCCCTGCAACTCGAACTCCACGTCCTCCTTGGCGCCGGGCGGCCAGGGTTCGGCCCGGTCGTCGCCGTCGCGGGCGGAGAGGTTGAGCGTTCCGCGGGTGACCAGGGTGGAGGAGCCGTCGGGGGCGATGTCGCAGAGCCGGGCGACGGCCTGCCCCCGGGGCGACTCCATGCGCAGCCGGAGCCGGACGCGCGGGCGGCCGAGGATCTCGACGGGGGCTTCGGTGACCGGGAATTCGAAGCAGGCCGACTTGACGTCGTCGTCGCGCTGGTCGGTGGGTAGTTCGGCGAAGTCGCCGTCCGGGCAGAAGCCGCCCGCGTCCAGGCCGGTGTGCTGCGGTGAGGCAACGATCACCGGGATGCCCTGGAGGCGGTAGGCGAGCGGGGTGACGCGAGGTGAGGGCCAGGCGTTGTCGGCCACCCAGCGGTCACCGATCCAGGTGCGGAGCAGCGGCTCGGCCATGATGCCGGTGTCGCGGCCCTTCAGATGGTGGTCCCACCAGCGCAACGTCTCCTGCAGGAAGCCGATCGCGGGTTCCGGCGGCAGCCCCGCGTCCGGGTAGTGGTGCGCCCAGGGGCCGATGAGGCCCCGTACCCGGGCCGGAGCAAGGTCTTCGACCAGCCGCAGGACGGTGTCCCGGTACGGGTCGTGCCAGCCGCCGACCGCGAGTACGGCGGCCCGGATCGCCGCCCGGGAGTCGCGGCCGCCGCCCTTCTTCCAGTAGTCGTCGCGGATCTGGTGGGCGAGCCAGGAGTGGATGAGGGGGTCGACGCTCTCCAGCCGCTCGAGCCATATCTCGCGCCACTTCTTGCCGGCGTATGCGGGGTCGGGCGGCCGGGACGCGTGGGCGAGCGCTGTCGCCGACCGGGAGTGCATTCCGACGGTGTCGTCGAAGCGGTCGTCGGTGGCGCATACGCTCACGACCGCCTTGAGCGGCCCGGGGGCGAGCTCGGCGACCCGCAGACCGCTGAGACCTCCCCGGCCGATGCCGAACATGCCGACCGTGCCGTCGCACCAGGGCCGCCCGGCGAGCCATTCCACGACGGCGCGTCCGTCCTCGGGCTCGGTGGCGTCGTACGCGTCGCCGGGCGTGCCCTCACTGTTGCCGTGGCCGCGTGCGTCGACGCGTATCGAGGCGTAGCCGTGTCCGGCGTACCAGGGGTGGCGCTGCCAGTCGCGCGGAGCGGTCGAGTCGGTCAGCCGGCCCGGCTCGTACTCGAGCAGCGCGGGCACGGGGGCGTCGCTCACCGGGCGCCAGACACGGGCGAACAGGCGTGTTCCGTCCGGGAGTGGGATACGGATGTCTTCCCGGGTCGTTTCGTAGGGGAAGGCAGTGCGGATCTGCATGACGTCTGACCTCAGCTGTTGGGCAAAGGGCACATTTATTGTCGTATCGGCTCATCCTGAACATACCGGCGGTCACGGGAAGGCGCCCACGGTGATCGAAAGGTGACCGGATACGCTGACTTGAGTGGTGACAGCGACACATCGACAATCCGTGTGATCGTCAGCAGACAGGAGTACCCCTCGTGACCGTCGTCGGGCCGTTCGGGCTGAGCGTGCGGGACCAGGCTCTTGAGGCCGATGTCCAGACCGGATTGGCGGCTGTCGAGGCGGGCCTGCTCGAAGCCACCAAGAGTGAGGTCCCCTTCATCACGGAGGCCGCGCAGCACCTGGTCCGTGCGGGCGGCAAGCGATTCCGCCCGCTGCTCGTGATGCTTGCCGCCCAGTTCGGCGACCCGTTCGCGCCGGGTGTCGTGCCCTCCGCCGTCGTGGTCGAACTGACCCATCTGGCGACGCTGTACCACGACGACGTGATGGACGAGGCGCATGTGCGCCGCGGAGTGTCCAGCGCCAATGCCCGCTGGAGCAATTCGGTCGCGGTCCTCACCGGTGATTTTCTCTTCGCCCGTGCCTCGCACATTCTGGCCGACCTGGGCCCCGAGGCCGTACGCATCCAGGCCGAGGCGTTCGAGCGGCTGGTGACCGGACAGATCCTGGAGACCGCGGGGCCGCGTGACGGCCGTGACCCGGTGGAGCACTACCTCGATGTCCTCGCGGGCAAGACCGGTTCGCTGGTCGCCGTGTCCTGCCGGTTCGGCGCGATGATCTCCGGTGCCGACGAGCATGTCGTGGACATCCTCACCCAGTACGGCGAGCGGCTCGGTGTCGCCTTCCAGCTCGCCGACGACGTCCTCGACATCGCCAGCGACTCCCATGAGTCCGGCAAGACGCCCGGCACCGATCTGCGGGAGGGCATCCCGACGCTGCCGGTGCTGCGGCTGCGCGAGCGGGCCGCCCGTGAGGGCCGGCCCGAGGACCTGGAGCTCGTCGCGCTGCTCGACGGCGACCTGGGTGACGACGCGCGGCACGCCGAGGCGCTGGCCCGGCTGCGGGTGCACCCCGCTCTGGAGCAGGCCCGGCGGGACACGGTGCGGTACGCGGAGGAGGCGCGGGCAGCGCTGGCGCCGCTGTCCGAGTGCTTCGCCAAGGTCGCGCTGGAGGAGCTGTGCGATGCGGTGGTGCACCGCGCCGGATGAGCGTGTCTCACATCATGCTTCTGGATTGAGCCCGGACTCGGATCCACTCCGTACTCATGTCCGGAAGCCGACGCAGGGGGCGTCGCGAAGGCCACCCGGTTCGGGAAGCGGGATGGTCTGTTCTCCCGTACCGTTGAGATCCTGCGGCAGAACACGATCGGTGGAATCGCCCCGGCCGGGACCTGCGCACCGGGCACGGTCACGGGCGTTCCGTACCAGGCGGACCTACGTCTTCATCCAGAAGTGACACCTGGGGTGCGCGGCACCATCCCCTACTGGTTGGGGGAGGTGCCGCGCACCCGTGTCATCCGGAAGCAGTAGGCGGAGTTGATCCCGCGGGCTGACGCCTTCCGGCGGCCGATTTGGTCGGATGGAGACAACCGACCAACGGAGGTAGGCACACATGGCACCGAACGACAGCGCGCCCCGGCGGAAGGCTGCGCGTTACCTCGTCCCCGTCACGGTGGCGGGCGTGGCCGCGGCCACCATCGGGCTGGTCCCGGCGCTCGCCGCGTCCGGTGACCCCGATCTGCCGAAGATCAGCGCACAGGAACTCATCCAGAAAATCGCCGAGTCGGATGTGCAGCAGCTCTCCGGCACGGTGAAGATCACCACTGATCTGGGCCTTCCTTCGCTGGCCGGGCTCGACTTGGGCTCCCTCGCGCCGGAAGGCGCCCCTGAGGGCGGCGCCACGGCCTCGCCGGAAGCCAAACTCATGGAGCTGTCCGCCGGCACGCACACCCTGCGGGTCGCGGCCGACGGCCCCGACAAGCAGAAGCTCTCCATACTGGACAACGCTGCCGAGTTCAGCCTGATCCACAACGGCCAGGATGTCTGGGCGTACGACAGCAAGTCCAATGAGGTCTTCCACTCCGAGGCGCAGGCCGAGGAAGGAAAGCGCGGCGGCCACGAGAAGATGCCGGCCACCCCGCAGGAATTCGCCCAAGAGGCGCTGAAGGCCGTGGACTCCACGACCTCGGTGACCGTCGACGGCACCGCGCGGATCGCGGGCCGCGACGCGTACCAACTGCTGATCAAGCCGAAGCAGTCCGGCTCCACGATCGGCTCCATCAAGATCGCGGTCGACGCCCAGAAAGGCGTGCCGCTGAAGTTCACGCTCACCCCGTCCGGCGGCGGCAAGGCCGCGGTCGACGCGGGCTTCACCAAGGTCGACTTCGCCCAGCCGGCGGCGGGCACCTTCGACTTCACCCCGCCCAAGGGCGCCAAGGTGACCGAGGACGGAGAGGAATCGCTCACTCCGAAGCAGCGGAAGGACGCCGACGAGCTCGAGAAGCAGTTCGAGAAGAACTACGGAAAGGGCCTCGAGAAGGGGTTCCAGGGCCCGGCGGGCGCCGAGGAGTTCAAGGGGCTGAACGTCATCGGTGAGGGCTGGACCACGGTCGCCGAGCTGAAGGCCCCCGGCGGCGCCGGTCTCCCTGCCAAGGGTGCCGGTGAAATGCCGCCCGAGGCGTCCCAGTTCCTGAACACGCTGGGCAGCAAGGTCTCCGGCAAGTTCGGCGAGGGCACGTTCTTCTCGACCCGTCTCGTCAACGCACTGCTGACCGAGGACGGCACGGTGTACGTCGGCGCGGTCACCAAGGACGCGCTGATCAAGGCCGCCGACGAGGCCAAGTAACCAGCGAGCCAGTGCTGCCCCGTCGTACGCTCCGTACGACGGGGCGGACCGATGCCTGGGAGTGGATGTGACGCAGCCGGATGCCGTCATCGAGACGCATGAGCTCAGCAAGCGTTACCGCGGCGGCCAGCAGGCAGTCGACAGGCTTTCCCTGTGTGTGCCGGCCGGCAGCGTCTTCGGATTCCTCGGCCCGAACGGCTCCGGGAAGACGACCACCATCCGCATGCTGATGGGCCTGATCGAGCCGACGTCCGGCACCGCGACCGTGCTCGGCCACGCCATGCCGCGCGCCGCCAGGACCGTACTTCCCCAGGTGGGAGCGCTCATCGAGGGGCCCGCGCTGTACGGGTTCCTGTCCGGCCGGGACAATCTGCTGCGCTACGACTCCGCCGATCCGACCGCCGACCCGCGCACCCGGAAGGCCCGCGTCGCCGCCGCCCTCGACCGGGTGGGGCTGACCGCTGCCGCGGCCAAGAAGGCCAGGGCGTACTCCCTCGGTATGAAGCAGCGGCTCGGGCTCGCGGCCGCGCTGCTCCAGCCGCGCAGACTGCTGGTGCTGGACGAGCCGACCAACGGCCTCGATCCGCAGGGGATGCGGGAGATCCGCACCCTGGTCCGGGAACTGTCGGCGGACGGCGCCACGGTCTTTCTCTCCTCCCACCTGCTCGACGAGATCGAGCAGGTGTGCACACACGCGGCGGTGATGTCCGGGGGCCGGCTGCTCACCCAGGGGCCGGTGACGGACCTCGCGGCGCGGGCACGCGGCCGGCTCGTGGTCACCACGCCGGACACGGCCGAGGCGGCTCGGGTGCTCAAGGAGCACGGCGTGGACGGTCTCGAGGTCGGCGAGGAGGGCAGGGTGAGCGGCGAGCCTCCGGCCGGCGATCTGGCGGATCTCAACGCCGCCCTGGTACGGGCGGAGGTGAGGGTCCGTGGCTTCGGCCTGGAACGGGCCTCGTTGGAGGACGCGTTCGTCGCGCTGACCGGAGAGGGCTTCGATGTCGCAGGCTGAGGCACTGGCCGTACGCAATCCCAGCCCCTTGTGGGCGCTGGGTCTGTTCCGTTCCGAACTGACCACGATGCTGCGGCGGTGGCGCACAGTGGCGCTGCTCGGGGTGCTGGCCGTCGTACCCGTGGTGATCGGCATCGCCGTGAAGATCGAGACGAGCGACGGCGGTACCGTCGGCGCGGGTGGCCCCGAGGGCGGCGGCGGGCCCGCCTTCCTCGCCCAGATCACCAACAACGGCCTGTTCTTGGTCTTCGCGGCGCTCGCCGCGACCCTGCCGGTCTTCCTGCCCATGGCAATAGGAGTCGTGGCGGGCGACGCCGTGGCGGGCGAGGCCGGTGCCGGGACGCTGCGCTATCTGCTGGTCGCTCCGGCCGGACGTACCAGGTTGCTGTGCGCCAAGTACCTGTCGGTGCTGGCTTTCTGTCTGGTCGCCACACTGGTCGTGACCGCCACCGCGCTGGCGGTCGGTGCGCTGCTCTTCCCGGTCGGTGAGGTCACCACCATCTCCGGCACCCGGATCTCCTTCGGGGAAGGACTGGTCAGGGCCGCACTGGTCGCGCTGGTGGTCGCCGTCTCACTGACCGGGGTGGCCGCGCTCGGCCTGTTCGTATCGACGCTCACCAGCAGCGGCATCGCGGCGATGGCGGCGACGGTCGGGCTGCTGATCACGGTGCAGATCCTCGATGCCATCCCACAGTTGCACGCGATCCATCCGTATCTCTTCCCGCATTACTGGCTGTCCTTCGCGGATCTGCTGCGCGACCCCGTCGTCTGGGACGAAATGATCAAGAATGTCGGGATCCAGGGGCTGTACGCCGCGGTGTTCGGCTCGGCGGCCTGGGCCCGCTTCACTTCCCGGGACATCACGGCCTGAGGATCCTCGTGCCCCCTCTGCGCGAGGATCCTCAGGACGGGCAAAGCGGCTGACCGCGCGAGCCGACCCCCGATACGGCTCGACACGATACGTACCGTTTCCTCTGCCCATTCTTGGAGTACGGCATTCCACCTGTCAATACGCTGCGTAATGCACCCCCATAGACTGGTTGCGTGACCGCGATACCCAATCCGCAGCGCCGCAGCGAGAAGTCACACCAGGCGATACTGGCCGCCGCCCTCGGCCTGTGCGCGGAGAAGGGGTATGCGCGGGTGACCGTGGAGGCCATCGCGGCCCGGGCAGGAGTCAGCAAGAAGACCATCTACCGGTGGTGGCCGTCCAAAGGGGCGGTCCTTCTGGAGGCGGTTGCCGATGCGGTGGTCACCCACACCCCCTTCCCGGACACCGGGGATCTCGCCACCGATCTGCACACGCACATGTCCGGGATCGTCAAGCTGCTCTCCAGCCCGCCGCTCGGCCCGGCGTACAGCGGCATCCTGTCCGAGATGGGCCATGACGACGCCCTGGCGCGGGCCGTCGACGAGGAACTCGTGGGGCCTCGCGTCGAGGCGGCCGTGGGGCGACTGCGCAGCGCCCAGCGGCAGGGCGAACTGCGCCCGGGCGCCGACCTGGGGCTCGCCGTCGAGATGCTGTACGGCCCCGTCTACTACCGGCATGTGCTGCGCAGACCGCCGCCCTCCTCGGAGCGCATCGCGTCCCTGATCGGGCACGTGCTGCGCTCGTTCAGCTGAAGAAGGTCTTGGCGCGGGCGGTCGCGTCCTCGTCGCTCGTCACATCGCCTGGCCTGTTGCCGTGGCCCAGCAGGACGCCGCCCCAGTTCATCTTCATGTACACCGCGGTGTGACGGAGCGTCCCGGCCAGCGGCTCGGCCACCGACGGGTCGGCGGTGGCGAGCGCGGTCACGCCCCACAGGGTGCGGCCGGCCATCCGGGGCCGGAAGCCGACGCCGGGTATGCGCATCCAGCCCGACCAGTGGTCCAGGTAGCGCTTGACCGGCGTGGACACGCTGTACCAGTACAGCGGGGAGGCGATCACCAGATCGGTCGCGCTCAGTGTCGCCTCCAGCAGCCGCCCCGCGTTCCCGGTGGCGGCGGGGTAGTGCTCCTCGCCGTCGTGCCGCAGGTCGTCGAAGTCCGGCAGGGGCAGTTCGGTCAGTCGCAGCCACTGCTGCTCGGTGCCGGTGGGCAACTGCTCGGCGGCGAGGCGGGCGAGCGCCTCGGTGTTGCCGCCGGTGCGGCTGCTGCCGAGCAGGAAGAGGAACGACCGGGCCATGTGCTTTCTCCCCACGTGCCACGTACGACGCAGGCATGCAACTGCATGCGCGTGCAGTATATGCACACGCATGCAGTTGTTGCGCCGGCTCGTGGCGTCGGCCCATGGCGGCTCCGCTCAGAAGGTGAGCCTCCAGCTGTCGATGTAGCCCGTGTCCTGCGACGCCACGTCCTGGACGCGCAGCTTCCAGTCCCCGTTCGCGGCCTCGGTGGACGCGTCGACCGTGTAGGTGGCGATGACGTTGTCCGCCGAGTCGCGGGAGCTCGAATTCTTCAGCCGGTACGCCGTACCGTCCGGGGCGACGAGGTCCACGACCAGGTCGCCGCGCCAGGTGTGCTTGATGTCCACGCCGACCTTGAGGGTGGCGGGGGCGTTGCCGGTGCGTCCGGAGACCGTGACGGTGGACGTCACCGCGGGACCCTTGTCGGGGACGGCGACATCGTTGAGGTTCTCGTAGACGTCGCCCGGCGGGACGGGCGCGGCAGTGCCGATGGTCCAGACGGCGTGCGCG includes these proteins:
- a CDS encoding FAD-dependent oxidoreductase, with the protein product MILPVAVIGAGPFGLSTAAHLRGRGIPVRIFGSPMVSWRDHMPAGMLLKSTPVASTIDAPQPGHTLLDFCADTGGQRYESDWDLIPVEDFARYGQWFAESLFPDLEQVRVVSVDRVKCAFELKLDSGETFKARAVVVATGLSGLARMPRELAAAVPEGPSATGPVSHASQHHDLSVFAGREVVVVGAGQSALENAVLMAEAGAKVRIVARTPGAVAFGDAPDRQPKWAPESPFGRAWSLYALSYHATHVRHLPAPARHYLVRRVLGPLGAWWLRERFTNGGVHVTDGRRVVRARVEDGRPVLTLGGRSGGPRYELAADHVMAATGYRMDVAALDFLGHELRTALVTTKGAPVLDAGYGSSVPGLYFTGLPASSSFGPLMRFVCGTEYASPRLAAAVAGLS
- a CDS encoding ATP-grasp domain-containing protein, whose product is MLFTADRTVPGLIVKIGNYPLHHGGVGAIRSLGRLGVPMYAVTEDRWTPAAHSRYLERAFVWPTTGTEEPGRLVEGLLRIGRRIGRPTVLIPTDEEAAVLIAEHQEELADRFLFPRVAPDLPRRLASKQGLHELCVQHGVPSPAAAFPESYAEIEDFAAHARFPVVAKNREAFVRRKRPAVGGTTRIEDAGHLLALAPRWGEQPGVILQEYLPREQAEDWIVHAYFDGSSDPLALFTGVKVRSWPPHAGMTANAYVVDNPELAQLAAQFIKRIGYTGIVDLDLRFDRRDRQYKLLDFNPRMGAQFRLFENESGIDVVRAQHLHLTGRKVPEGEQRAGHRYVVENIDLPALLAYRRSGYTTPHAPARASGTELAWLAADDVKPFFTMMARFVRPGAQHLYRLWRSSRRGSAPAK
- the fahA gene encoding fumarylacetoacetase, which translates into the protein MPEQSPLDLPEGDPFGPHNLPYGVFSTADEPDHRRVGVRIGSHVLDAGAAARALGSPYASLLAQPTLNPLLAAGRTVWRDVRRALTAWVTVPAHRGDIEPLLHPLSDVTLHLPYEVADYVDFYSSEHHSTNVGHIFRPDSEPLTPNWKHLPIGYHGRSGTVVVSGTDVVRPSGQRKAPTDPAPVFGPSVKLDIEAEVGFVVGAPSQHGRPVPLADYREHVFGIGLLNDWSARDIQAWEYVPLGPFLGKSFATSVSAWVTPLEALDAARVAPPARDFPLLPYLDDTAEEEPGGYDLRITVTINGQVVAEPPFATMYWTAAQQLAHMTVNGASLRTGDLYGSGTVSGPEVHQRGSLLELTWNGRDALDLPEGKRTFLEDGDEVTLTAWAPGPNGVRVGLGEVTGRIVPAVH
- the nuoN gene encoding NADH-quinone oxidoreductase subunit NuoN — encoded protein: MAVHSLWTTAASEPIDKIPTPHIEYAQLAPTLIVFGAAVLGVLVEAFVPRRARYSMQVFLSVVSLAAAFAAVVGLAAGGYGTTKAKIAAMGAIAVDGPALFLQGVILLASLIAVFTFAERRLDPAAHGNRVDSFAAQAASVPGSESEKAAVKAGLTTTEVFPLALFAIGGMLIFPSANDLLTLFVALEVFSLPLYLLCALARRKRLLSQEAAVKYFLLGAFSSAFLLFGIALLYGYAGSVSYATIADVVDGTVQTVSPVLAQTMGNDVLLLIGFAMVLVGLLFKVGAVPFHMWTPDVYQGAPTPVTGFMAAATKVAAFGAMLRFLYVALPGLRWDWRPVMWGVAILTMLGGAIVAITQTDIKRLLAYSSIAHAGFLLAGVIAATPSGISSVLFYLAAYSFVTIGAFAVVTLVRDAGGEATHLSKWAGLGRRSPLVAAVFAVFLLAFAGIPLTSGFSGKFAVFKAAAEGGAGVLVVIGVISSAVAAFFYIRVIVLMFFSEPKADGPTVAVPSPFTMTAIAAGVAVTVVLGVAPQYFLDLAGRASVFVR